A single genomic interval of Oxalobacteraceae sp. CFBP 8761 harbors:
- a CDS encoding iron ABC transporter permease → MQAPVPSLRQRATLIIGAMLVLAIATLLFSGMTGSIRVPLSDIPDALRQLASGQPESLSASLLDLRASRALVAFATGGALALAGLMMQALLRNPLADPYVLGVSSGASVGALLALLLMASTLMVDAAALVGAVGVSLLLYALARRDLRSGQAAEGGASMLLLTGVIVSALCGSLVTLMLSIAPEGRLRSMIFWLIGDLAGAPLRLAPWLVLVGALLFAMRSARAMNMVALHAENAVTLGVRVSALRKGLFFVSALLTASAVTSAGSIGFVGLIVPHACRFAFGPDHRVLIPAVVLSGGAFLVLCDTLARTIVAPQQLPVGAITAMIGAPVFLYQLHRMRK, encoded by the coding sequence ATGCAAGCACCCGTCCCGTCATTACGCCAACGCGCCACGCTCATCATCGGCGCCATGCTGGTCCTGGCCATCGCTACCCTGCTGTTCTCGGGCATGACCGGTTCCATCCGCGTGCCGCTCAGCGACATCCCCGACGCCCTGCGCCAATTGGCAAGTGGCCAACCCGAATCCCTGTCCGCATCCCTGCTCGACCTGCGCGCCAGCCGCGCGCTGGTGGCCTTTGCCACCGGCGGCGCCCTCGCCCTGGCCGGCCTGATGATGCAGGCGCTGTTACGCAATCCCCTCGCTGACCCGTATGTGCTGGGCGTCTCGTCCGGCGCGTCGGTTGGTGCCCTCCTCGCCTTGCTGCTCATGGCGTCCACACTGATGGTCGATGCGGCCGCACTGGTCGGTGCCGTCGGCGTCTCCCTGCTGCTGTACGCGCTGGCGCGGCGCGACCTGCGCAGCGGCCAGGCTGCCGAAGGCGGCGCCTCGATGCTGCTGCTGACCGGCGTGATCGTCTCGGCCCTGTGCGGCTCCCTCGTCACCCTCATGCTGTCGATCGCGCCCGAAGGACGCCTGCGCAGCATGATCTTCTGGCTGATCGGCGACCTGGCAGGCGCGCCGCTGCGCCTGGCGCCGTGGCTCGTCCTGGTCGGCGCGCTGCTGTTTGCCATGCGCAGCGCGCGCGCCATGAACATGGTTGCGCTGCACGCCGAAAACGCGGTCACGCTGGGCGTGCGTGTAAGCGCGCTGCGCAAGGGCTTGTTCTTCGTGTCGGCGCTGCTCACGGCGAGCGCCGTCACCAGCGCGGGTTCGATTGGATTCGTCGGCCTGATCGTGCCGCACGCCTGCCGCTTCGCCTTCGGTCCCGACCACCGTGTCCTGATTCCCGCCGTCGTCCTGAGCGGCGGCGCGTTCCTCGTGCTGTGCGATACGCTGGCACGCACGATCGTCGCGCCGCAGCAGCTGCCGGTCGGCGCCATCACGGCGATGATCGGTGCGCCGGTCTTCCTGTATCAACTGCACCGCATGCGCAAATGA